A region of Massilia sp. KIM DNA encodes the following proteins:
- a CDS encoding methyl-accepting chemotaxis protein translates to MNRISIGARLAIGFSIVLFLLLLETFVSGLRYSTARDVADDLINTNVKNQRNIAEWSKYIELNSAMIETAFVSPDPNVTRAIADRMKAVSARSTTLQKEIEASVTHPGVRAQLTVVGQERKKYLAARSALFEAKIAGDSLTATDIYTQQMVPRSASFLEAMKKLLSLQIAVADNAAKELLDGYARTKVLLYAFGVAALFVGCLIAWSITRSITVPISHAASVAERVASGDLTSQIVVSGRDETSKLLSALAGMNASLSNVVTQVRAGTATIATASREIASGNQDLASRTEQQAGVLEETSSAMEDLTAKVVENSTNSHIADELAREAASVALEGGQVVAEVISTMGSINQSSRKISEITKVIDGIAFQTNILALNASVEAARAGEQGRGFAVVASEVRGLAQRAATAAKEIKVLIDESVVDVERGSDQANRAGETMRTIVGSVERVTRIMAEIALASDEQRTGIEQVNRAISDIDRATQQNAALVEEAAAAAESMQGQAVELTELVSTFVTAADSALKNEGASLSHSAKKRIALQFDNL, encoded by the coding sequence ATGAATCGCATTAGCATCGGCGCGAGGCTAGCCATAGGGTTTTCGATTGTCTTATTTTTATTACTTCTTGAAACCTTTGTATCTGGACTTCGCTATTCGACAGCGAGGGATGTCGCGGATGACTTAATCAATACCAACGTAAAGAATCAACGCAACATTGCGGAATGGAGTAAGTACATAGAGCTTAACAGCGCAATGATCGAAACCGCGTTCGTTTCTCCTGATCCCAATGTGACCCGAGCCATCGCGGACCGCATGAAAGCGGTTTCCGCTCGTTCAACGACCTTGCAGAAAGAAATCGAAGCGTCTGTCACGCACCCAGGAGTTAGAGCCCAGCTAACCGTAGTAGGGCAGGAGCGAAAAAAGTATTTGGCTGCCCGATCGGCATTGTTCGAGGCAAAAATCGCCGGCGATAGTTTAACGGCTACGGACATCTATACGCAGCAGATGGTTCCTCGCAGCGCTTCGTTCTTAGAGGCAATGAAGAAGCTGCTTTCGCTACAGATTGCAGTAGCTGATAACGCGGCGAAGGAACTTTTAGACGGTTATGCTAGGACGAAGGTTCTATTATACGCCTTTGGGGTAGCCGCTTTATTCGTTGGTTGCCTAATCGCTTGGTCGATTACGCGGTCTATCACCGTTCCGATTTCGCATGCCGCATCGGTTGCGGAGCGTGTCGCAAGCGGAGATTTGACGAGTCAAATAGTTGTTTCTGGCCGCGATGAAACGTCAAAGTTGCTGAGCGCGTTGGCTGGCATGAATGCGAGTCTCTCTAATGTTGTCACGCAAGTGCGTGCTGGTACCGCTACGATCGCCACTGCCTCTCGGGAGATAGCATCCGGAAATCAGGATTTAGCTTCACGTACTGAACAGCAAGCTGGCGTGCTCGAGGAAACTTCGTCCGCTATGGAAGACTTGACCGCCAAAGTCGTTGAAAATTCGACCAACTCACATATCGCAGATGAATTAGCTCGTGAGGCGGCTTCGGTCGCGCTCGAAGGTGGGCAAGTGGTGGCGGAAGTGATTAGCACCATGGGATCGATTAACCAATCTTCTAGAAAAATTTCCGAGATCACCAAAGTGATAGATGGAATTGCATTTCAAACTAATATTCTAGCGCTAAATGCCTCCGTGGAGGCTGCCAGAGCAGGGGAGCAGGGACGCGGCTTTGCTGTCGTGGCTAGCGAAGTGCGTGGTTTGGCCCAGCGTGCTGCAACAGCCGCGAAGGAGATTAAGGTCCTAATCGATGAGTCCGTAGTGGACGTTGAAAGAGGATCTGATCAAGCAAATCGCGCGGGAGAAACAATGCGAACGATCGTCGGTAGCGTTGAGCGTGTGACCAGAATCATGGCAGAGATCGCCTTAGCTAGTGATGAGCAACGTACTGGGATAGAGCAGGTAAATCGCGCAATTAGCGATATAGACCGGGCCACGCAACAAAATGCAGCTCTTGTTGAAGAAGCTGCCGCCGCTGCCGAATCGATGCAAGGACAAGCTGTCGAACTAACCGAGCTTGTAAGCACGTTCGTCACTGCAGCTGATTCGGCTTTAAAAAACGAAGGGGCTAGCTTATCACATAGCGCCAAAAAGCGAATAGCATTGCAGTTTGATAATCTGTAG
- a CDS encoding pyridoxal phosphate-dependent aminotransferase produces MHSRANALRTAGTHVIDFSIAVSHFPAPARVLRSVAAEIQRQEVMPYTDVIGAQAVRSTLCAKLRNENGIEATPGEVLVTNGVKQAFYQALYVLTDPGDSIIVFLPYWPAYLATAQLLGLRVIFGNVESELTERSLDALGPARVIILNNPHNPSGKVYTVHELEAVRDWARRTGCQVIVDESYEHLVFEGRHTSLAALSDWRNLGVVTLFSASQSYAMMGWRVGFAVAPKAFVSAMQNLQGPITAAVGHLSQIAASAAFSNGRPFGMLDDYRERRDFVLDKMRDVPWIEMTCPDAGPYLWGDIRSLTLDSARFANALLDVEKVALMPGEALGCAGFIRIGYISDDFETLQEGIQRVIEFGSRYEEWATNDPSSDSP; encoded by the coding sequence ATGCATAGTCGCGCAAATGCGCTACGCACTGCGGGCACACACGTTATTGACTTCTCAATCGCCGTTTCCCATTTTCCTGCCCCTGCTCGTGTACTACGCTCCGTAGCTGCGGAGATTCAACGTCAAGAAGTGATGCCATATACTGATGTGATCGGTGCGCAGGCTGTGCGTAGTACCTTATGCGCTAAGCTTCGGAATGAAAATGGCATCGAAGCGACACCAGGCGAGGTGCTAGTTACTAACGGTGTCAAGCAAGCGTTCTATCAAGCCCTTTACGTGCTAACCGACCCTGGTGATAGCATTATTGTCTTTCTTCCTTACTGGCCAGCATACTTAGCGACCGCCCAACTCTTGGGATTGCGCGTGATATTCGGAAATGTGGAGTCGGAATTAACGGAACGATCGCTCGATGCGCTCGGCCCAGCACGAGTCATTATCCTCAACAACCCGCATAATCCTAGCGGTAAGGTTTATACAGTCCACGAGCTGGAAGCGGTTCGCGATTGGGCGCGTCGCACTGGCTGTCAGGTCATTGTTGACGAATCATACGAGCATCTTGTGTTCGAAGGGCGGCACACGAGTCTCGCGGCACTGTCTGATTGGAGAAACTTGGGGGTCGTAACGTTGTTCTCGGCGTCCCAGAGCTACGCAATGATGGGATGGAGGGTGGGCTTTGCCGTTGCTCCAAAAGCCTTCGTAAGTGCGATGCAAAATCTCCAGGGCCCGATTACAGCTGCGGTAGGACACCTGTCACAAATCGCGGCTTCGGCGGCGTTCTCGAACGGCAGACCCTTTGGGATGCTCGACGACTATCGCGAACGCCGCGACTTCGTCCTCGACAAGATGCGCGATGTACCTTGGATAGAAATGACTTGCCCCGACGCTGGACCTTACCTATGGGGTGACATTCGATCCCTAACACTTGACAGCGCTCGCTTTGCGAATGCGCTGCTTGATGTTGAGAAGGTCGCTCTCATGCCGGGAGAGGCTCTAGGATGCGCAGGCTTTATCCGTATTGGCTACATTTCCGACGACTTCGAAACACTGCAGGAGGGGATACAGCGCGTTATCGAGTTTGGCTCGCGCTATGAAGAATGGGCCACTAATGATCCTTCCTCCGATTCGCCTTAG